The Saccharopolyspora gloriosae genome has a segment encoding these proteins:
- a CDS encoding 3-oxoacyl-ACP reductase, whose protein sequence is MSLAGKVAVVTGAGGGLGRAEALALAAAGAEVVVNDVSEAADAVVGEIEAAGGKAVAVRGDISADEVADGLLSTALDRFGGLHVVVNNAGVLRDRTIFNMTDQEWDDVIRVHLRGHFLLSRAATAHWRRQAKDSGGEVYGRIVNTASEAFLFGSGGQPNYTAAKAGIAMLTVSTARATARYGVRANVICPRARTGMTADTFGPVPEDGVDPLSTEHVAPFVTYLAAPAAAGINGQVFVVHGGKVVLMSPPAIERRFDTAGPTWTTAELHESVGDYFASRGDGMFTSDDLLALG, encoded by the coding sequence CTGAGCCTGGCCGGGAAGGTGGCCGTGGTGACCGGTGCGGGCGGAGGTCTCGGCAGGGCCGAGGCGCTCGCGCTGGCCGCGGCCGGTGCGGAGGTGGTGGTCAACGATGTCTCCGAAGCCGCGGACGCGGTGGTGGGCGAGATCGAGGCCGCCGGTGGGAAAGCGGTCGCCGTGCGCGGGGACATCAGCGCCGACGAGGTCGCCGACGGGCTGCTGTCGACCGCGCTGGACCGCTTCGGCGGCTTGCACGTGGTGGTGAACAACGCGGGCGTGCTGCGCGACCGCACGATCTTCAACATGACCGACCAAGAATGGGACGACGTCATCCGAGTCCACTTGCGCGGGCACTTCCTGCTCTCGCGGGCGGCCACCGCGCACTGGCGGCGGCAGGCGAAGGACTCCGGTGGCGAGGTGTACGGGCGGATCGTGAACACCGCGTCGGAGGCGTTCCTGTTCGGATCCGGGGGACAGCCGAACTACACGGCGGCCAAAGCCGGGATCGCCATGCTGACCGTATCGACGGCTCGCGCGACGGCCCGCTACGGCGTGCGGGCGAACGTGATCTGCCCGCGAGCCAGGACCGGGATGACCGCGGACACTTTCGGTCCGGTGCCGGAGGACGGCGTCGACCCGCTGTCCACCGAGCACGTCGCGCCGTTCGTCACCTACCTGGCGGCGCCTGCCGCAGCGGGGATCAACGGGCAGGTGTTCGTCGTGCACGGCGGCAAGGTCGTGCTGATGTCACCACCGGCCATCGAGCGCCGGTTCGACACCGCCGGGCCGACCTGGACCACCGCCGAACTCCACGAATCCGTCGGCGACTACTTCGCATCACGTGGGGACGGCATGTTCACCAGCGACGACCTGCTCGCGCTGGGCTGA
- a CDS encoding ABC transporter ATP-binding protein, with translation MGVEVGVRGLTKSFGERTVWSDVSLTLPPGEVSAILGPSGTGKSVFLKLLIGLLEPDRGSVVVEGTDVCSCSERELYAIRRRFGVLFQDGALFGSMNLFDNVAFPLREHTRKPESEIRRIVLEKMELVGLSGAEHKLPGELSGGMRKRAGLARALVLDPEVILCDEPDSGLDPVRTAYLSQLLIDLNAHLDTTILLVTHNIEVARTVPDNLGLFFRGRLVLFGPREVLLTSDEPVIDQFVNGRRAGPIGMSEEKDAGTVAAELAGLPAAAPREITPQLAPSPGVPERSAVGRRTERVRRSMDTWPAPVRERVLAGLQAERRGAQPGERG, from the coding sequence ATGGGTGTTGAAGTGGGTGTGCGAGGGCTGACCAAGTCCTTCGGGGAGCGCACGGTGTGGTCGGACGTGTCGTTGACGCTCCCGCCCGGTGAGGTCAGCGCCATCCTCGGGCCGTCCGGGACCGGGAAGTCGGTGTTCCTGAAGTTGCTGATCGGCCTGCTGGAACCGGATCGCGGCAGCGTCGTCGTCGAAGGCACCGACGTGTGCTCCTGCTCGGAGCGGGAGCTCTACGCGATCCGCAGGCGGTTCGGGGTGCTGTTCCAGGACGGCGCGCTGTTCGGATCGATGAACCTGTTCGACAACGTGGCGTTCCCGCTGCGCGAACACACCCGGAAGCCGGAGTCGGAGATCCGCCGGATCGTGCTGGAGAAGATGGAACTGGTCGGCCTCTCCGGCGCCGAGCACAAGCTGCCGGGCGAACTGTCCGGCGGCATGCGCAAGCGCGCGGGCCTGGCCAGGGCGCTGGTGCTCGACCCCGAGGTGATCCTCTGCGACGAGCCGGATTCCGGGCTCGATCCGGTGCGCACCGCGTACCTGTCGCAGCTGCTGATCGACCTCAACGCACATCTGGACACCACGATCCTGCTGGTCACGCACAACATCGAGGTCGCCCGCACGGTCCCGGACAACCTGGGCCTGTTCTTCCGCGGGCGGCTGGTGCTGTTCGGCCCCCGGGAGGTGCTGCTCACCAGCGACGAACCGGTCATCGACCAGTTCGTCAACGGCCGCCGTGCCGGGCCGATCGGGATGAGCGAGGAGAAGGACGCCGGAACCGTCGCCGCCGAACTGGCCGGGTTACCGGCGGCGGCTCCGCGCGAGATCACTCCGCAACTGGCTCCCAGCCCCGGAGTCCCGGAGCGGTCCGCGGTGGGCCGCCGCACCGAGCGGGTGCGCCGCTCCATGGACACCTGGCCCGCCCCGGTGCGGGAGCGGGTGCTGGCCGGCCTGCAGGCGGAGCGCCGCGGCGCGCAACCGGGGGAGCGCGGATGA
- a CDS encoding aldehyde dehydrogenase, producing MSLTVQEHREKVGLRNGSLLIDGEWRQARSGQTWTHLHPATQEEVGEFPVAGAEDVDEAVRAARRAFDEGEWPALPAGRRVKILHRYAESLREHAEELRGLQALDNGVPLSFGTVYAGSVDIAADAFDHHAGWIDKAGGETLPPYQGGDHLAMTLREPIGVVAAILPWNAPFLLFAQKVAPALAAGCTVVLKPSEYASFAVLRMVELLTEAGLPGGVVNVVTGTGNPTGEALITHRMVDKVSFTGSREVGRRIVEASASTMKRVSLELGGKSPALVFPDADAGMAGMTAMGMVTLGLSGQACVAHTRALVHRDVYDEFIGAAEMIAGSVTYGDPFDPGVLASPLINDKQLRRVLDLVERGKQEGARLVTGGERADGDLSAGNFVTPAIFADVDNSMNIAQQEVFGPVLSVVPFTEEDEAIRLANDTEYGLGAGVFTADAQRAFRVSRKLRAGTVGINGFQVEPHLPFGGYKQSGLGREGGRSAYEAYTELKTVLMPLTAEMM from the coding sequence ATGTCGCTGACCGTGCAAGAGCATCGCGAGAAGGTCGGGCTGCGCAACGGCTCGTTGTTGATCGACGGCGAGTGGCGGCAGGCCCGCTCCGGCCAGACCTGGACCCACCTGCACCCGGCCACTCAGGAAGAGGTCGGCGAGTTCCCCGTCGCCGGCGCCGAGGACGTCGACGAGGCGGTCCGCGCGGCGCGACGCGCGTTCGACGAGGGCGAGTGGCCGGCGTTGCCCGCCGGGCGGCGGGTGAAAATCCTGCACCGCTACGCGGAATCCCTGCGCGAGCACGCCGAAGAGCTGCGCGGGCTGCAGGCGCTGGACAACGGGGTGCCGCTGTCGTTCGGCACGGTCTACGCGGGTTCCGTCGACATCGCCGCCGACGCCTTCGACCACCACGCCGGGTGGATCGACAAGGCCGGTGGCGAGACCTTGCCGCCGTACCAGGGCGGCGATCACCTGGCGATGACGTTGCGGGAACCGATCGGCGTGGTCGCGGCGATCCTGCCGTGGAACGCACCGTTCCTGCTGTTCGCCCAGAAAGTCGCTCCCGCGTTGGCCGCGGGGTGCACCGTGGTGCTGAAACCGTCCGAGTACGCGTCGTTCGCCGTGCTGCGGATGGTGGAACTCCTGACGGAGGCGGGACTTCCGGGCGGCGTCGTCAACGTCGTCACCGGCACCGGGAATCCGACCGGTGAAGCGCTGATCACGCACCGGATGGTCGACAAGGTCAGCTTCACCGGCAGCCGCGAGGTCGGACGGCGCATCGTGGAGGCCTCGGCGTCGACGATGAAGCGGGTGTCGCTGGAGCTCGGCGGCAAGAGCCCCGCCTTGGTGTTCCCCGACGCGGACGCCGGAATGGCCGGGATGACGGCGATGGGCATGGTCACGCTCGGCCTGTCCGGGCAGGCGTGCGTCGCGCACACCAGGGCGCTGGTGCATCGCGATGTCTACGACGAGTTCATCGGCGCGGCGGAGATGATCGCCGGGTCGGTCACCTACGGCGATCCGTTCGATCCGGGAGTGCTGGCCAGCCCGCTGATCAACGACAAGCAGCTGCGGCGGGTGCTGGACCTGGTCGAGCGTGGCAAGCAGGAGGGCGCTCGGCTCGTCACCGGCGGCGAACGCGCGGACGGCGACCTCAGCGCCGGGAACTTCGTGACCCCGGCGATCTTCGCGGACGTGGACAACTCGATGAACATCGCCCAGCAGGAGGTCTTCGGGCCGGTGCTGTCGGTGGTGCCGTTCACCGAGGAGGACGAGGCGATCCGGCTCGCCAACGACACCGAGTACGGGTTGGGGGCGGGCGTGTTCACCGCCGACGCGCAGCGCGCCTTCCGGGTGTCGCGCAAGCTGCGCGCCGGAACGGTCGGCATCAACGGTTTCCAGGTCGAGCCGCACCTGCCCTTCGGCGGGTACAAGCAGTCCGGGCTGGGCCGGGAGGGCGGGCGCAGCGCCTACGAGGCCTACACCGAGCTCAAGACGGTGCTCATGCCGTTGACCGCGGAAATGATGTGA
- a CDS encoding zinc-binding dehydrogenase: MKAAVLKQIGDDELDVRTDAAVVAPGPAEVHVRIRAAGICHSDVSAMNGTLPALAPGVMGHEGAGEVLAVGEQVTDLAPGDHVTITFVPPCGDCRECLHGQAHLCAVHTIAAFTSPRFEVGAEPTFGFAGCGTFAEELVLPRDGAIKVDPDVPFEVAALLGCGVLTGVGAVLNTAQVEPGSTVVVIGCGGVGISVIQGARLAGATEIVAVDPVTAKHDAAKRFGATHATTPDGFEELKQELTGGAGFDYAIEVVGSSGTIRAAYDAARRGGTVVIVGAGGDDQKVEFTAQELFINERKILPSFYGSADPRRDIDRMLRFWRAGRLDLEGMISRRIALSDINDGLAALKGGDAALVRQIVTFD; encoded by the coding sequence GTGAAGGCAGCGGTGCTCAAGCAGATCGGCGATGACGAGCTCGACGTCCGGACGGATGCCGCGGTGGTGGCGCCAGGACCCGCCGAAGTGCACGTCCGGATTCGCGCGGCGGGAATCTGCCACAGCGATGTGTCCGCCATGAACGGAACCTTGCCCGCGCTGGCCCCCGGAGTGATGGGCCACGAGGGCGCCGGTGAGGTGCTGGCGGTGGGTGAGCAGGTCACCGACCTCGCCCCCGGTGATCACGTCACCATCACCTTCGTACCCCCGTGCGGCGATTGCCGGGAATGCCTGCACGGGCAGGCTCATCTGTGCGCGGTGCACACCATCGCCGCGTTCACCTCACCCCGGTTCGAAGTGGGGGCGGAACCCACGTTCGGTTTCGCCGGGTGCGGCACGTTCGCGGAGGAACTCGTGCTGCCGCGCGACGGGGCGATCAAGGTCGATCCGGACGTGCCGTTCGAGGTGGCGGCACTGCTGGGCTGCGGAGTGCTCACCGGCGTCGGCGCGGTGCTCAACACGGCGCAGGTCGAGCCGGGGTCCACAGTGGTCGTGATCGGCTGCGGCGGGGTGGGGATCTCGGTGATCCAGGGCGCTCGGCTGGCGGGTGCGACCGAGATCGTGGCGGTCGACCCGGTGACCGCGAAGCACGACGCGGCGAAGCGCTTCGGCGCGACCCACGCCACCACTCCCGACGGATTCGAAGAACTCAAGCAGGAACTCACCGGCGGCGCCGGGTTCGACTACGCCATCGAGGTCGTCGGGTCGTCCGGCACCATCCGCGCCGCCTACGACGCCGCCCGACGCGGCGGCACCGTCGTGATCGTCGGCGCGGGCGGTGACGATCAGAAGGTCGAGTTCACGGCGCAGGAGCTGTTCATCAACGAGCGCAAGATCCTTCCGTCGTTCTACGGCTCGGCCGATCCGCGCCGGGACATCGACCGGATGCTGCGGTTCTGGCGTGCCGGGCGCCTCGACCTCGAAGGCATGATCAGCAGGCGCATCGCACTGTCCGACATCAACGACGGGTTGGCGGCGTTGAAGGGCGGCGACGCCGCGCTGGTCCGCCAGATCGTCACTTTCGACTAG
- a CDS encoding glucose 1-dehydrogenase, with protein sequence MARLRDKVAIITGAAGGQGAAAARRFVAEGARVLLADVADEAGAALAGELGESALYRHLDVSSEQEWAAAIRAAESAFGPVDVLVNNAGVLHLAALADTALADYERVVRVNQIGSFLGMRAVLSSMRNGGSIVNVSSVEGLAGMPGTVAYAASKFAIRGMTKVAALELGERGIRVNSVHPGMIDTGMLRDATGGAAGGAVDGFAKSRLALGRLGESADIANLVLFLASDESSYCTGAEFVADGGATAAYALSR encoded by the coding sequence GTGGCACGACTGCGGGACAAGGTCGCGATCATCACGGGCGCGGCCGGTGGCCAGGGCGCGGCCGCCGCGCGCCGGTTCGTCGCCGAAGGAGCCCGCGTCCTGCTCGCCGATGTGGCCGACGAGGCGGGTGCGGCGCTGGCCGGTGAGCTCGGCGAGTCCGCGCTCTACCGGCACCTCGACGTCTCTTCCGAACAGGAGTGGGCCGCGGCGATCCGGGCCGCGGAGTCCGCGTTCGGCCCGGTCGACGTGCTGGTCAACAACGCCGGAGTGCTGCACCTGGCGGCGCTGGCCGATACGGCGCTCGCGGACTACGAGCGGGTCGTGCGGGTCAACCAGATCGGTTCCTTCCTGGGCATGCGCGCGGTGCTGAGTTCGATGCGCAACGGTGGGTCCATCGTCAACGTGTCCTCTGTGGAGGGTCTGGCCGGGATGCCGGGAACGGTGGCCTACGCGGCGAGCAAGTTCGCCATCCGCGGGATGACGAAGGTCGCCGCGCTGGAGCTGGGCGAGCGCGGAATCCGGGTGAACTCGGTGCACCCGGGCATGATCGACACCGGGATGCTGCGCGACGCCACCGGCGGCGCCGCGGGCGGCGCCGTGGACGGCTTCGCCAAGTCCCGGCTCGCCCTCGGGCGGCTCGGGGAGTCGGCGGACATCGCCAACTTGGTGCTGTTCCTGGCCAGTGACGAGAGCTCCTACTGCACCGGCGCCGAATTCGTGGCCGACGGAGGCGCGACGGCGGCTTATGCCTTGTCCCGGTAG